The proteins below come from a single Megalops cyprinoides isolate fMegCyp1 chromosome 5, fMegCyp1.pri, whole genome shotgun sequence genomic window:
- the LOC118777539 gene encoding oxysterol-binding protein 2-like produces the protein MDFFNTANDSSTVITVTDCSHAPHRLSGGNHSVASGAPPNNWKQEEDGSLGYSVQQCRRSRRSCIPEKPNHSLSLWSVIKTCLGKELCKIPMPVNFNEPLSMLQRLSEDLEYSELLDRAAGCQSSLEQLCCVAAFSVSSYSTTAHRTGKPFNPLLGETFELDRLEESGYRSLCEQVSHHPPAAAHHVYSQRGWTLWQEITIDSKFHGKCISVMPLGTIHLQFHSSGNHYTWSKVTSTVHNIILGKLWIDQSGDINIVNHVTKESCRLKFSPYSYFSKDASRKVTGVVTDSENRARFVLSGTWDDKIESAEIVEGSGEASEQRTVYQTEAPKLLWKKYPLPENAENMYYFSSLALTLNEPEAGVGPTDSRLRPDQRLMEAGLWDEASSEKQRLEEQQRERRKRRRGKESDGYHPLWFERRTDCITGETSFVYKGGYWEAKESQDWSMCPDIF, from the exons ATGGACTTCTTCAACACCGCAAACGACTCCTCTACCGTCATCACAGTGACAGACTGCAGCCACGCCCCACACAG actcTCTGGCGGTAACCACAGTGTGGCAAGTGGGGCACCTCCCAATAACTGGAAGCAGGAGGAAGAT ggCTCTCTGGGAtacagtgtgcagcagtgtcGCAGGTCCAGGCGGAGCTGCATCCCTGAGAAGCCGAATCACTCCCTCAGCCTGTGGAGCGTCATCAAGACCTGCCTGGGCAAGGAGCTCTGCAAGATACCCATGCCA gtgaACTTTAACGAGCCTCTGTCGATGCTGCAGAGGTTGTCTGAGGATCTGGAGTACAGTGAGCTGCTGGACAGGGCTGCTGGCTGCCAGAGCTCTCTGGAGCAGCTGTGCTGCGTGGCAGCTTTCTCTGTGTCCTCGTACTCCACCACCGCGCACCGCACCGGCAAGCCCTTCAACCCCCTGCTGGGGGAGACCTTCGAGCTGGACCGGCTGGAGGAGAGCGGCTATCGCTCTCTCTGCGAGCAG GTGAGTCACCACCCCCCCGCTGCGGCGCATCATGTCTACTCCCAGCGGGGCTGGACTCTGTGGCAGGAGATCACCATCGACAGCAAGTTCCATGGAAAGTGCATCTCTGTCATGCCTCTAG gtaCGATTCACCTGCAGTTTCACTCCAGCGGGAACCACTACACCTGGAGCAAGGTCACCTCCACGGTACACAACATAATTCTGGGAAAACTGTGGATCGATCAG TCGGGAGACATTAACATCGTCAATCATGTGACGAAGGAATCCTGCCGGCTGAAGTTTTCTCCCTACAGCTACTTCTCCAAGGACGCATCGCGGAAG GTGACAGGTGTGGTGACGGACAGCGAGAACAGGGCACGATTCGTCTTGTCTGGGACATGGGATGACAAAATCGAGAGTGCCGAGATTGTGGAGGGCAGTGGAGAAGCCAGTGAACAGAGGACCGTTTACCAGACCGAGGCGCCAAAGCTGCTCTGGAAGAAGTACCCCCTGCC TGAGAATGCAGAGAATATGTACTACTTCTCCTCCCTGGCGCTCACGCTGAATGAGCCTGAGGCCGGCGTGGGGCCCACAGACAGCCGCCTGCGGCCCGACCAGAGGCTGATGGAGGCGGGGCTGTGGGACGAGGCGAGCAGCGAGAAACAGAGActagaggagcagcagagagagaggaggaagaggaggaggg GTAAGGAGAGCGATGGGTACCATCCCCTGTGGTTTGAGAGAAGGACTGACTGCATCACTGGAGAGACCAGCTTTGTGTACAAGGGAGGCTACTGGGAGGCCAAGGAGAGCCAGGACTGGAGCATGTGCCCCGATATCTTCTAA